The Spirosoma sp. SC4-14 DNA window GAAACGCTCATAAATGGCCTTCACCACGTAACAACTTTAGCTGGCGATACACAGCAAAACGTAAACTATTACACCACTATTTTAGGCCTTAGGCTGGTAAAGAAAACCGTTAATTTCGACGCCCCAGATGTTTATCATTTGTATTATGGCAACGAAACCGGTTCGCCAGGTACCATTCTGACATTCTTTCCTTATGGCGATTTGCCACGTGGGCGGAAAGGGGTGGGCCAATTGACCTACACCGCGTTTTCGGCTCCTATTGCTTCGCTTAGTTTCTGGATGGACCGGCTCCACCAGTTCCATATTCCGTATGCTGGCCCTTACAAACGGTTCTCAGGAACAGAAACATACCTACGGTTCGAAGATTTCGATGGTATGGGTATAGAACTGGTCTTCACAAACGATGATCAACGGCAAGGTTGGAGTAATGGACTGATTCCTACCGAATTGGCCATACGCGGTTTTCATACTGTTACGTTAAACGAATCGAACCCAGACCGGACTATCAAGTTATTGACAGAATACATGCAACATACGCTAGTGAGCGAAGAAGAAGGTCGGTTTCGGTTTAAAGCGGGCGTTGGTGGTTCTGGCAACTTTGTTGATGTGTTGCACTCGCCCAAGGATGTGCGTGCTTTACAAGGTGCTGGTTCGGTTCACCATGTAGCCTTTTCGACAGATACCGATGATAATCAGCTGATTATTCAGGAACAGTTGTTAACGGCTGGTTATCATGTAACGCCCGTACAGGACCGTAATTATTTCAATAGCATTTATTTCCGCGAACCCGGTGGAATCTTGTTTGAAGTAGCTACGAACCCTCCCGGATTTTCGGTCGATGAGCCTATTGCAGAATTGGGTACGGCATTAAAATTACCTCCTCAATACGAACCTCGCCGGGCCGAGCTGGAAGCCGAATTGCCTAAAATTGAGCTTAAATAAATAGATGCTCATTGATTGGTTATGGTTTTTGTACTGAACCATAACCAATCAGTTATAAATCATAAACTGATTATGGTTCACAATCCGAATAATATCAGAACTGCCGGAAAACCGCTCGAAGAAGCTTCTAAGGTAATGATTATGGTTCACGGACGGGGCGGCTCGGCCAGCGATATACTGTCGTTATCAACTCATATTGAGGACCCAGATTTCGCTTTTATTGCTCCACAGGCCCAGAGCAACACATGGTATCCGTATTCATTTTTACGGCCTATGCAGGAAAATGAACCTTATTTATCATCAGCTTTAGAGGTATTGGCGAGCGTACGGGCACGCTTGCAATCTGACTTTAATTTTAAACTTCCGCAGATCTACTGGCTTGGTTTTTCGCAGGGAGCTTGTTTGTTACTGGAGTATATCGCCCGCAATCCAGCCGACTATGGTGGTGTTTTTGGCTTAAGCGGTGGGCTGATCGGACCACCCAATACACCTCGTAACTATGCCGGTTCGTTTGATCATACACCTATTTTTTTAGGCTGTAGCGACCGGGATGCACATGTTCCTAAAGAGCGAGTTCTTGAATCTGAGAGCTTATTTCGGCAAATGGGTGCTGATGTCACAGCCAAATTGTATCCAAATTTTCCGCATACAATTAACGAAGATGAACTAAAGATTGTTAATTTGCTGATAGCCGGTAGTAAATAGACCGGCCTACATTTAACAGTAATGCCTATGAGCCAGTACATGGTTGAATTTGACCTTCCGGCTGTTATGGATGAAGGTTTCGCAAACCGGATTCCTGCCCAACGGCTCAAAGTGGAGGAATTAATGGAAAAAGGGTTTCTGCTTTCGTATTCGCTTTCTGTAGATCGCCAGAAGCTCTGGTGCATTTTCAAAGCCGATTCGGAACTGGAAGTGATGGAGTCAATTTCAGAATTCCCCCTGATTAAATACATGACACCAATGATCA harbors:
- a CDS encoding dienelactone hydrolase family protein; translated protein: MVHNPNNIRTAGKPLEEASKVMIMVHGRGGSASDILSLSTHIEDPDFAFIAPQAQSNTWYPYSFLRPMQENEPYLSSALEVLASVRARLQSDFNFKLPQIYWLGFSQGACLLLEYIARNPADYGGVFGLSGGLIGPPNTPRNYAGSFDHTPIFLGCSDRDAHVPKERVLESESLFRQMGADVTAKLYPNFPHTINEDELKIVNLLIAGSK
- a CDS encoding muconolactone Delta-isomerase family protein, which translates into the protein MSQYMVEFDLPAVMDEGFANRIPAQRLKVEELMEKGFLLSYSLSVDRQKLWCIFKADSELEVMESISEFPLIKYMTPMITELMFHNMVAARIPLFSLN